From Brassica rapa cultivar Chiifu-401-42 chromosome A06, CAAS_Brap_v3.01, whole genome shotgun sequence:
taatattatttccaaatcgtaaaaaaaaatacCTGCAGCTATAGTGTTTCTTTATTTCATCAACAATATCATCATTGCCGTCGTCTCTTCCTACGGATGCATTCACATAGTCAGGTACCTTAGTAATATACTTGAAAAGGTACTTGATAGAGCGTGTTTGGTTGCACCATTCAACGTTAATATGAGCACGGTAACGAAGTGATAGATCCTTATTGTATGgaacaacatatatattatcacaGTCAAACCCTTTCTTGTGAACCATTCTTCCATCTTCCCTCCGTTTGTAAATAGGAAATCCAGCATCAACTTTAGTGACTGCACTAAAAGGTTTGGGAAAGAATTTAGAACACTTGCCATCAATCATACATACATTGGCTTTATTAGCAGGTCCGCATGGCCCATGTATCATAGAATCTCCTACAACTTCGTACAAGTACGGTTCCAGATCTTTATCAGGAAGTTCTGCACTTATATACTTGTCAATATCTTCACCGGTAGGCATTTTTGAATCTGGCTGCAAAAAGAGTACCATATGTGCATGTGGAAGGCCTCTTTTTCTGAAATTCAATTGTGTACAAAgctgaaataaaataataataaattagtttgtttttgtttagaaaatatagaaatatttataattattaaaaataaaacaaagtaaaTAAGATATTACCTGAATTAACTTTTCCGAAAGTGCCTTTCTCTCCTTTTTTTGTAAGATGGTGTATTAGACCATCAAGTTTCATTTTGAAAACCTTGCAACATATGTCTGGCCTATCTTCTGATTTTAAGTTGTGTTTCTGAAGATACCTTGTAACTTCTGGCCACTTAGGATTACAAGTAATTGTAATGAAAATATCCGGATAACCATAATTTTTGCATGTTGCCATCGCATCAAGATAGTGTTGCATCATATATCTTTTACCTCCAGTGAAAGAAGATGGTATAAAAATTCGTTTACCTTGGTCTGCTAAATTACAGTCGCCTTGGTCAGCTGCTTTTTGAATATTGTCGAAGTTTTCAGACCGAAGATTCTTCTGATTAAAAAACAGATAACGCAGTCTATTTGTCTCAATCATGGTGTAGACATCTACCAAGAATTGTTGAAACAATCGTCCTGCCATCGTTATAGTAGGAGATTCTCCCTCCCGTTCTTGTACAAGAAAAGCAAAATACTCTCGCATTGTCACAGTTTTCCTTTTTCGACCAGCTGTATCAACAAAACCAATGTCGATTCCCaatctgaaaccatcttcaccataAGGAAATAGTAGTGGATATTGGAGTGGCAAATAAGCAGGATGTAGTTCACTAATCCGGTGTAACTTCCCTGATCTACTCTCAATAATAATGTCACGGGTGTTCAAACCAATGTTGAAGTCACCTGGAATTAAACCTGCAACTTCATTTGCAGTAGGGAGGTTATGAGTTCTTCCATCAGCATATCTGTCACTTGGCAGCCTTAATCTCAAACCTTCAGTGGGTTTGGTGACATCAAACTTCTCTCTTGCTGATCTTAAGGCTTTGACATGAGGATTGTGAGCgtctaacattttttttagaaGTCCAACGATTGATTCATCCAAACTTGCAGCAGATCCCATTTTACTACATAAAATGTTTCAAGAAGttagaataaaaatatgttcctaaataataataaaattgcCACTCAatagaaaatatacatatataaatttatatattacatgtaagcttttttctattttgtatCTCATTCACCGTATAATGTATATACAGTTGCAAAAATGCTGGATCTTTGTTGGGACCAGGAAAAAGATCACCTATCCTGTGGTAATTCTCACCACATAACTGAAATACAGAAGGTCCTTTTCCATTGTTTACAGAATGGTTAACTTTCCCACCAAGTGATGTGAATGAAAACATCATATTGTATGCTCTTATGAATTCACGAAAGTGTTTGCTTTTTTCATCTCCATTATAAAATAATGCTAGCAATGTGGCTGGTGGAGTCTTAAGTATTGGAAGCTTGACTTTGCCTTGTTTACAACACATAGTAAACACAGGTTGTGTCTTTTTGACTCTTTTGTTTATCCGTTCACCGAACCACATGTATGCTTTACAATGCTGACACATATATAAAGGATCACCATCATCATAGTAACCTGAGATTAATAAACCAGCAAcaaatatacatttaataataatatattgtaGATAATGAATTTTAAAGTTCAGCttaaaaacaaagattaaaaaaacaataatgtGAAATAATTACCATTCTCTGATTCTCCTAGTTCGACAGTTCTAGCTGCATTCCTCTTTGTGATAAATCCTTTCAAAGCAATCTGAttgtggtttaaattttttctgttgatgtattTAACTGTCTTTATCATGATGAATGTCGATATCATCATCAGACTGATAATGAGATGAATTGTAATGTCCAGTCGGATCCAAATCTgtacattattttataagtaGTCAAATACGGGCAAAGTTCGTTGTAACGACATAAACCTCCAACATACTGAAATTAATTACCTACTGAATCAGATTCTCCTTCATGCTCAGAATCAGTTGCTATGAAAGCCATGAAATCCTCTGTATTCGTAGAGTTTAAGAAAAATTCTGTTTCATGAAAACTGTGTTAAACATATACGCATTTGAGGGTATGATTTGAACATTACAATGTTCTGAAATAAATGTTAACCTTCTTCTTGATTGCTTGGTTGACCAATTCCACTAATGTCATGTGTACCCACATGTGTGGCTCCTGTAAAATCTgagaatataatttttttttcagagtttCCTAAATTCTGTAAAAGTCAGTATGTTGATCACTTAAAAGAAATTTACTTAACCTGAAGCTGTGCTGCTGTTAACACCTTTTCTTTTTTCGTCAAGAATtttccttctttcttttcttgcaTTCATTGAGATAGTTGATGATGTTCCAGGGGTTTGAGATGATTTAGCCTTTCTTGGTCTCCCACCTGAAGTTATCCTTTCTTTCAAGTAATTGATATGGTTAGCAAAATTGTTTGATAATAAGCACTTACGTTTTTGATAAGCAGGTGGTGTATATATAACTTCATTGCTTTGTGCCAAAACCGTAGTGGAGCTTTGGATTATTTCTGCAGGCGTTTGTTTTTTTTGCCTTCCACCTGTGGAGTTTGATTATAACTTTTGGTAGTTAAATAGTTTGAATGAAGAGAAACTCGTAAATAAAATAACGCTTTTGTAAAGGAGGTGGTGCTTTTGTGTTATCAGTGATTTGTTCATCTTGTTCATCCATATTCACATCATTTGTTTCGGTCGGAGAAGCTTGTTCTTTTCTTGGTCTTCCACCTATGAACATAGCTGAAGTAAGTACTTCTTGCATATTTTTGTAGAGTATATAGATTATCACTTACGCTTTTGATATGGGGGTCCATGTTTTGTGTTTTGCTTGTTTGGTTTTGTGCTTGAACGCTTCATTGTATTTGTGTTTTGACCTTATTGTTTATGGGACAACAGATATACACAAGTCAATTAGAGCTTAGGAAGCTCTAATTATTGTTTAGAGCTTTTTAATTGCAAGTCTATGCGGTTTCTATGTgagttgtaattttttttttaggataTACACAAACCTTtctattttattgtttagaAAAATTGTGAAATATacgcaaaaatatatttacttttaatgtCATAgattttattccttttttttacaaaaaatgatagattcttatttaaaatcaaatcgtacatataatttttattttttcatgatGGAGGCTTATTTCAGGACAGTACTATCCTAaacatctttctctctctttcagaCGTAATAAACCATCCCAATTTGAAGCAGAGAAGTATGAGGAAGATTAACCACAACATCTGTTCCTCTGCAATTCGTGTTCATAAACGCAAACATAACATTCACCGCTAACTTCTTCAACACGGAAGAAGATTGCTTCGCCTTTGCGTAAGACTTTCCCAATATATACGCTACTCCTGCGTCTTTCCCTTCCATTATCTCCAAAAAAGTATTCTGATCAAAAATTACGTACATTGCATGGCAGAATATTTTGTTGTTAACTCTCTTAATGTACTTTTGTGTTTATACGTCagtttaaataacatttttgttgtttctgatattacttattttttttattaaaatagttaaattaagtgacaaaaagagacaaaatatatttttattaataggAAAATAAGCTGAATATAAGAAATAGCTGCTACCACGAAACAATTGATGCAGATCATAAGTGATCCTAATTattataaaaccaaatcaataaAGCTAATGAGAAAACAACGGAAAAccggtaaaaaaaaaaaaataaatcattttttttacgCTGCTCAACTTTCACTTGCATCATCTTCTGCTTTTTGGTTGAAGAACCCTGATCCTCAACTGACATCAAACACGaagtttcttctcttcttttggaTGAAGGCGTTCTTGAAAATTCCTCTGCTGCTTCCCACTCGTGATCAGAAAACTTCACAATAGGTGACTGCAAAAATGAACAATTGACTTTTTTGTAAAGTtatcaatgtataaaaaattaaacaataatacaatattatctTCATTATAGGCAGTTCCTCAAATTCTTTAATCATATCTGCATCATCAGCCACTAAATCAACAATATAAGGTGAACTACTGCCTTTTTGATTCTTTGATTCTATTTTGATCTTGAATAAAAAATTTCTCCCAACTAAGTCTGTTAGAGATTGAGGAACGAAAGAAGGAAGTTCCtgaaaatatatagaaataatTTTCAATTAAATATCCGACTGCCAATATATCAATATAtacttcacaaaaaaaaacaatacctcTGCAGCCTCTTCAACTAACTCTAAAGCGGGCCTCGCAATGAGTTTATTTGCAGTTTCGtcaaacaaaagaaactttGTTATTGATGCTGATTCATCAGAGACACGCAGAATCAAGAAATAActataacaaacaaacaaaaaatcaaattagtATCAAATTATCTAATAATTAATAAGATCATGCATgatgaaaataaaatgttaataCTTGTAGATAACATCTTCGATGTCATTGTGTTTTGGGCAGTTGTATCGAGGTTTGTGTTGAAGAcaatcatcctcatcatcagaATCATCTCCATATGGTTGAACTTTCTTTTTGCATCGCATGCAACATAGTACCATTTTTTTGACAAATCAACATAATCGATTTTGGCTACAACCACACAGGTTCCAacctattttaaatatatttgagcACACGTTAAATTTTGttcaattttcataaaaataatacaaaaagaaaactcttgaaagtaaatataaaaaatattagttaccGATCTTGAATCAAGAATTCCTGAAATTGTTTTCCTCGGATTTATCACCAGCATCTCATCATGAAGTGAAACTGCAGATCCAAATGACACTTTGCTGTCACTATGTGTGACCAATTGATTGTCGCCTGATAACCTTAAAAAACATGAACAATACAATATTTGAACAACTTAAAGACTTTATTTGAAGTAAaagactaataataaaaaaaaattattggagTAAGTGTGATATACATGGCTGTAAACGTTTTCACTTCGGCAGTTTCTGGATTGAGAAAGATTTGCGTTGAGTTGAACGCATTTGATATAGAGATATTACCTACATATTAATCAaagatttaataaattatttgtaaaagGAACTGCACAAAGGTAGGTATAAATAACTTTCAAGGATTATAGTTACCTTTGTACTCCTTGATACATGCAAACTTAATCACACAGATAACAATGGTGGTATTGTTCTCTTTAGTATAGTCCATCACTTTCTTCGCAAAGTCACTCCAGAAAGTACATGTCAGATGAACATTCCTGCATATATATTGTttgagttaatttttttttcgaaaagtTTATAAGAATTATTTGGAGACTAACTCACATTGTATCTCGTAGAATAATGTCAAGCTTTGAGTTATCCTTCCCCTTTGTTTTTATCTGCTCCATTTGTCCAATATTCACAATTTGACCAATCACatctgaaaatataaaagaacTCTGTCATAAATCCTGAATTTAAATAGaagaatattttcaaaattattcaaaatagaaaatataacttACCAACCAAAACGTTTTTGTCTAGCTTTCcggataatatattttcaaagtttgaAAAGTATTTTACGGGATAATACTCGAGAAAATCATCAGCTGCTTTCACCTTAGTTGTTCTGAAGAATGTAATCTTATAAGGATAAGGATTGGTCCTAAATTCCCCAAGATAGTCCTTCAACTGGAAAGTATTGACGCTCACAGCTTCACCTTCTTTTAGAACAGTTAGGTGTTTCTTCATCAAGTCTTCTTCAACTTGAGCATGAATTCTTGTTCCatataaacacaaaaataacAACGATAACTAAAAGGTCTTTTAAGAGAACATGAATGAAtttatataatcatataaattataaataaataaacatgttTTTATGGGATTAAGAACAAACCTCTTCATCAATCAACACCATCTCATGAGTGTTTCCAGAACTCTTGTAGCTCTTCCAAAGTACCAGAACCTTCACTTTGATTTTTTGTGTTTCATCAGCGGAATCAATGTTTTTCACAAGAACAAAGGAattgtttttcttaaatataactGACATTGCAATAAACTTTGTAAAACTTGAGAGCAATTTTAATATGGGTAGTGAATTTTAAAGTTgtctatcatatatatatatatgtagcatACTAGGTCAAATTCACGtgagaattatatattttccataattatttctttccttttgtgTTTTTCTATTAATGGGAAATATACAAAACAATTGAGggaaaaagtaaaatttacatCTCTAAGAAATTTTGAAGTCAGGAAATCACCGACATGACATGCGTGACACGCAATTGTAATAGTTACTATATGTAGCATAATAAGTCAAATTCAcgtgaaaattatatattttccataattatttctttccttttgggtTTTTCTATTTATGGGAAATATACAAAACAATTGAGTGAAATAGTAAAATTTACATCTTTAAGAAATATTGAAGTCACAAAGTCACCGTCATGACATGCGTGACACGCAATTGTAAGAGTTACCATAACTAAATATGGTAATAAATAAGAGTTACAATAACTAAATAAGAGTTACCATAACTAAATATGGTAATAAATAAGAGTTACCATAACTAAATAAGAGTTACCCATAACTATAAATAAGAGTTATCATAACTAAATATGCATACCGAATTGGAATAAGATGTGacttttacatatttaatttggAATATAAATTGGAATATGAATCATTATGAGCACGTCTAATTGATTTTTGTATATCTATACcagaatttttaatattaattttattgacttcgtaatttattaaactattgaATACATGCATGTATCTTCCAATAAAAGTTTTAACTGGTGAGATTATTTAATAACTGAAATTATGCATGGTTGCCAAGAGACCTGCAAGTGTccaaaaaacacacacaactGTCTCACCAGGCGTAGCTC
This genomic window contains:
- the LOC103854407 gene encoding uncharacterized protein LOC103854407, which translates into the protein MATGVAYDDWSRCCVSSSPIHIYICEDESDTGDEQAREMRNKVMKLMVVNDKPENFFQVFTLTARIHAQVEEDLMKKHLTVLKEGEAVSVNTFQLKDYLGEFRTNPYPYKITFFRTTKVKAADDFLEYYPIKTKGKDNSKLDIILRDTMNVHLTCTFWSDFAKKVMDYTKENNTTIVICVIKFACIKEYKGNISISNAFNSTQIFLNPETAEVKTFTAMLSGDNQLVTHSDSKVSFGSAVSLHDEMLVINPRKTISGILDSRSVGTCVVVAKIDYVDLSKKWYYVACDAKRKFNHMEMILMMRMIVFNTNLDTTAQNTMTSKIYFLILRVSDESASITKFLLFDETANKLIARPALELVEEAAESPIVKFSDHEWEAAEEFSRTPSSKRREETSCLMSVEDQGSSTKKQKMMQVKVEQRKDAGVAYILGKSYAKAKQSSSVLKKLAVNVMFAFMNTNCRGTDVVVNLPHTSLLQIGMVYYV